The genomic window ATGGGCCTCCATTCCTAGACTCACTTGTGGAAATGTAGTCTTTGAATATGTAGCTATCTGAAAATGAGGGGTGGCCTTTTTTAGAGGGCTCAGCATTGATCTAATCTTGGAAACAGAGGAAGGTCTATGCCCAGAAGATtctgaaaaatattattatacATAACATTTTAGAACAAGAACACACAGATTTTAACACACATACTCAAGAATAAGCAAACTCAGAGGTGTTTTCAGGCAAGTGATGATCAGAATTACTGGTCAGTAATACAGGTAGAAGTGTTCCCGTGTCAGTGACTCACAGGTGGCTGTTTCAAACTGTTGTAAAATGCATGGGAAGTCTTATACTAGTACAGACACCAGTATAGGTGATAGGTGATTTTTTCATTACTCATGTCACAGCTGAGAATTTTTATTCCACTTGGGTACATTCATTTCTCTGCTCATATGAGAAAATGCACAAAGCAACAGATCATCACTATACCACTAGTAGTAATGGCATGAAAGTGGTAACATTTGTATGGAAAAGTCAGCATTTAGTACCCTTATGCAACAGGATGAAAATGTGCAAACTGTTAACTTGTAATAGAAATGTCTTTAGTTTCTCAAGTGCAAAGTGCAGTGTCAGCAACACTatcttctagaaaaaaaaaagacaaataggAAAACATTTATAAACATAGCTCTTGATAGCTCTCATGCAAATTGCTGTCAGACTTGTACACTAATGCAGTGAATCATTCAGGCTCAGCTCACTGGGGGTACTCCTGCTCATATTGGTCAGACTGGCCATAAGGGATTTAACTTTATAAGCATAGTAGTCCCTCAAGTTGACAGATGGAACTTCTTTCATGCCATCACCAAAATCACAGCTTCTCATGGCACTCTCTAACTGCTTCTGACGCCTATAGAAGTGGGAGAATTTATTAAAGATCAGTGTAATGGGAAGCACTACCACTAGGATACCAGCTAGGATGCATGCAGAGGCCGTCAGCTTGCCAGCAGTGCTCCCTGGCACCACGTCCCCGTAGCCAACTGTGGTCATGCTAACGGTAGCCCACCACCAACAGGCAGGGATGGTGGCTAACCCCTCATTGTCTTCTTTCTCAATGGTGTAAGCCACTACTGAGAAAATGGAGATGCCAACAGAGAGGTAGAGTAAAAGAAGCCCCACCTCTCTGTAGCTGTACTTCAGAGTGGCTCCAAGAGACCTGAGACCAGTGGAGTGTCTAGCAAGCTTTAATATGCGGAAAATCCTCATGAGTCTCAGGACTTGTGCAACTCTGCCTAAATTTGCTAAAGTCGGACTACTTTCCACCACCAAGTTGACAATTAATGTAATATAAAATGGAAGGATAGACATTAGGTCAATCAAATTCAGGGCATgcttgaaaaattttaaaaagtcaggaGCTACTGCAAATCTTGCCACCAGTTCAAAAGTGAACCATGCAATACCAAAATGTTCCACGATTTCAAAGCGAGGGTCTTCCTCGGTGTTCCCGTTGCTGTCAACAATCTGGAAGTCTGGGAGGCTGTTCAGGCACATGGTCACAATGGAGCCCAACACCACAACTATGGAAAGGACACTGAAGATGCGGCTTAAAACCGAGTACCCAGGATTATCCAAAGCAAGCCAGAGCTGCCTCCTGATGTTTCCAAAGGGCTGTTTGTCAAATTTAGAGGCATCATTGTAGAATGCCAAAATCTCATCAAAAGAAGATGTCGTACTTTCCTGGTCACTTTGTTCCTCCCATTTCTCTTGGTCTGGCTCCATTTTCCTCCCATGGTAGCTATAACTGCAGCAGGAGTCTATAAAGAATTCATTGATTCCCCAGTATTCAATCTCCTGGCTGAAAGAAAAGACACAGAGTTCACCCATCACATGGAGCTTGCCAGTGTTATAAAAATGTAGCACGTAAGGAAAGAGCTCGGGGTTCCTgtcaaaataaaattcattcTTGGTGTCATCATAGTCATCACAAAGCTCCAGTATTGACTCCTTTGAATGGCAGCTCAGCAATTTGCCCAGCCTGGTCTCGGGGAACCTTAATAATGTGTTGGATCTCATCTTTTTCTTAAAGCCTCCAACGTTGATGCTGATCTCATTGTCTTCAAAATTCGCTTCAGATAATGTCCTCAGACTCTGCCCTGTCATAGTGAGCTCCTTCCAAAGGTGGGTAGGGAATGAAAACCTAGGATACAATTACACAGAAAGTTGGCAAAATGAACAAATCTACAGCATGTTCACCTATtgatgtttcattttctttcttttctttttctcctctttcttttctttttctcttctttcttttctttttctctctctctctccttctctcctttccctcgccccccttttctctctgttcactcactttccctccctttttctccctctgcccccgtttctccccttttccctcttttcttttctcccacACCCCATGAAGACCTTGAGGGAGGCTCCTTTGTTCCCGCGgcaggctcctgtccctcccctcgCCCTTCACCTGGGCTGCGGCTGTTGCTCCCACCAAGCCCCCGTTACTCACGGCCTTTGTGCCACCGGGGCCGCGCGGACCTTTCAttccctcccggccccgccacACAAGGAGCCCCCGCCGCAGCCCGGGGTCCCGTCCCACGCCGCGCCTCAGGGGCCGGAGCTCCGCTCCGACCCGCGgggagcccgccccgcccggcccggccccgcggctcTCCGCGCCCGCCCTACCTGCTGCCTCAGCGGCCGCGGCGCCCCGCCGGCGCGCCCTGCTgcccccggcccccgcccgccaTCGCCGCCGCCCGCGGGGGCCGCCAGGGCTCGCCTCGCTGCCGGGGTTGCCGGTGCCGGGGGAAGCCGGTGCCGGTGTGGTGCTGCTGCCGGGGGATGCCGGAGCTGGGGGATGCCGGTGCCGGGGGATGCCGGTGCCGGAGAGGTGCTGCTGCCGGGGGATGCCGGAGCGGGGGAATGCCggtgccgggcagggcagggcagggcagggcaggacggCCCCGCCGGCCGCGCGGTGCTGAAGGGACAGCGGCCGCCCCGCTCagcggcgggaggcggcggcacGCCCGCTCGTCATGGCGACGACCCCCGCGGCTgccgcccgcccccgccgctcccACCTACCCCCGGCCCGACCCCGCCGGCAGCGATCGGGCCGGGTGggtggccaccagggctgcgGAGGGGCGGCCCGGCGGAGCCGGTGTGCCGGAGGTGCCTCCGCTCGCTCTTGCCCCCGCGCACCGGCGGCAGCGGCGCCGCAAACTCGGGTTTCCTCCCCGCCGCGATCCTGCTTCACGCCGGCTCCGAGCGGCACAACCTCCCGAGGGGAGACGGGGGACGCCCACCCACGGCCGCAGTGGCTCCGAGCACCCGCGGTCCTTCTGCCGAGGGGCGTCGCCcgcccctgcccctctccccctcaccctgccgggaagggcccggggcaGCGGGCGCCGCTATCCCGCCCGCCCATGGCACCGGCGGGTCCTCGCTGTGGCGCCTGAGCAGGGTCCCTGCCGAGACTGACAACAGGAAAGACGGGGACACCAAGAGTCAGAGCAATTCGGTGTGAGGGGAGCGGAGCTGCGTGTTGCAGCCGCTCGCCACCCCCTCAGTCGCCTGCTGGGAACCCCGACCCCCTCACACATCCCTTCAGCCATTTCGGGGGGGAAATCGTGAGCGGCGGCACCTCGGGCGGCGGGGGTGGGAGGGCTGACCttgcgctgctgctgctcttggtgGGTGCACTTTTCGTGCTCGCACATGCAGTAGTGTCCAGCTACATGGGCAGCGAtggcagtgtccctgcccacgctGCAGGCGACTAGGGAAGAAATCTCCCCTCTGTTGCTGATCCCGGGCTGAGGCCGAGTTTCTCGGGGGGAAGCCTGATCGTGGCAATCCCTGCGCACCTGACCCCGCCCTGAGCAGTGCCGGCTGAGCAGAGTACAGATGCTCCGAGACAGGTGCTTTGTGCCGGGATAATCCACATCGTCTCCTGCCAGCTGCCTTGTGACCCCACGCATCTGAAGTCCGGCTCCCAGAGATGCACTGCTGTCAGTGCTTTGTAGGGTGAGGGTGTACAGGGGGATGAAGACTCCTCTCTTGCttcccccccagccctgtcagAGCCCTGAGCACTCCAGCCCTATGCATCACCTTCGGCTTGTTCCTCAAAGCCTCGGTGAGGAAGAGAGGTTATAACGTCCAAGCCCAGCCACAGGTAAACCTCATTTACAAGGAACCCCCAGTATTAATGGTCAGCCCTTTAAGAGCCTAGGAAACTGAGTACAGACATGAAATGGGGCAAATAAGTCCTGGTGTAGGCCACTGGCCAGGTCTCCAAAAGCCTGCTCAGCTTTCCTACCTGGGGTGTCGTGGGCACCCCACCATATCCCACCAAGGCTGGTGCGTTGTGTGGCCACATTCCACACCTCCTGGGATACTCCCAAGGCGGTGTGCGGGGACCCACAGCGTCCTCAGCCCTCCGGAGATGCTTCCGACGATCCGTGCTTCAGGGATGCTACAGATGGTCTCTCTGCTCGCCTTTTCTCGGGTGGTGTGtgtttttgctttgctctgctgctggtgaGTGGCTCCTGCCTCCCTTTCCTACAGATGCCCTGGGTCAGGGCTCTGTGTCCCAGCATGCGTCACTGCGTGtctggtgacatcccaggggaCGCTGAATCCACACGGAATTACGGACACCAGGCTGCTCTCCTGGCCAGGGAAAGTGCTGCGCCTCTCAGCCCGGTCCCTCCAGCTCTTCCCCTGCTGGGGAGTGGCACGGAGGAGACAGAGACTGCACGTAGCAGGGAGGAGGCTTTGCAAATGTAGTGGCACCTGCCCTTTTGCCTGTACCAGCGGTGTTTCATGCCCAGAGAGACAGCTGTCCTGCATCCCAGAGGCACTGTAGCTGTTGTGGTCGTTCGTGAGAGCCGCCTCctctcagagctctgctggcgAGCTACTCATTGGGGAGCTCTAATTATACTGGCTTTTAATGCCTGGGGCAAGGGGTAGCAGGACACAGGACTGAGAAACCACCACGTCAAAATTTTTGAGTTGGATGCCCCACCACGTTCCCCAGGGCCTGGATAAATCACGAAACTTCTCTATTGTCATTTCCCACTCACTCTTAGGAGAACAAAAATAACTCACATTCCTCAGTAACATTACAAGGAAtagtgagctgctgctggaagtgcATTCAAGCAATGTCCATGCTTTTCCAACAGCTCTGCTATCCTGGGTGGCTGGTGGGGGCTTTAAATATATTGAAACATCCTCAGCAAACttgtaaaaatataaattactttTGTCTCTTATACTTaaattaaagattttttccCTAATGCTGCTTTAGAATAAACTAAGTGGAGATATATTTGGAGGATTTCCAAGCTTTTATGGATTGTTCTCACTTTCTAAGTCACTTGGCTGAGAAAAAAGGTTATAGGCAGTCTCATTACTCATTTATCAATCTCTGATCTTGGAAAAATTGCTGGTCACTTTTCTAAGTTgcattttctcattaaaaaacaCATAGGGATACAGCTCTCACTGGTCTCATATAACTGCTCCTGTAATTAGGGCTAATAGACTCAGTCCAAACATTTTGCTAATAAGGCAATAAGGCTAAAATGATTCCAGCACCCAAATTAGTAATCCAAAAtccatctgattttttttttaattttttttttttttttgcaaaggaCACACTCTGCTCCATGGACATATAAGAGTTACTGTTACTGACCTaatatttttgcctttcccagcagtaaatacagaaaaaattgCTGTAAAAAACTGGTGTAATCTGAGGCAAAAGATATGTCAAAAGAAATCAGGTATGTCATTTTTGCACAAAATGAGCTTGTGATGTGTCAGATAAGAGCACATTTTGGGATGCACTGGTAATAcaccaaataaatacaaaacaacactttGTTTACAGTGTCTTGTGGACATTTCTTGGACTGTAGAGAATGCAAGACCAGTGCtgaggtggggctgggctgggagcataAGGAAATGTGAAAGAATTGCCTGTTGGAGTGGGGAGATGAATGAGTGATTCATATTACCCTAGGGCAATGTTACAAAAACTAAACTAACTTTGGGTTTGGTGGTTATAGTTTCTGACTGAGAGTGTCAGAAAGAGAGACAGGACTTATTTAATTGGTACACGTGGTACCACGTTATTTAAGGAATATGAGAAGGTGCCAGTGCTGCGTGAAAACACGGTGTGGTACAGGTGCCCTTCAGGGCTGGGGAGACACAGCAACTGCAGTGTTTGACAATACACCCTGCAGGGGGTTTGTGCTGACCTGAACTGTGAGGGAATGTGGAAATTATTGCCGTCCTCCTGACTGACTCAGTGTaggaagctgctgcctgagGAGCCATGTCCTCAGACAACATCCCCTGCCCAGTCCCTGTTGGCTGCCCTGCCACCACTGCAGTGAGCCAACACTGCTGGGGACATGTGGCACTCTGTCCTGCAGGCACGACACTGCATCTGAGATGCATTGTCACCTTCGGAAGAAATGGAATTGCTCCAAAACTACTAAATCTACAAGTGTTAATGAAATACTCAATAGGGTCTAAAGGAAGTTATGGGACCAAAGTCAGTAGTTTTATTGGCATGGTGGATGTGGTGGATTCACTTTGAACTTGAGGACACTACCATCTATTACACTGAAGGTAGAACTTTAGTCTGAACTTCATATTTACTGAAAGgtttccctctgtccccagggccagaTTCAAATGTACATTCTTGTTGACTATTTCCTTTTGTTCCAGACAGATTGGAAAATCCCAGAGTCTTAATGTATTCGTTTAAGATCAATAGGTAAGACCTGTTTTTCTTTCCGAAGATGGCTGAGGTCCTTCTGTGTGGGCATTTCTATTGTCACAACTGTTAACTGTGGCCAGTGAGTAAATACTGGCCACAGTAtttaaaagaagtaaaaatagCTTTGCATATCATGCTCACTAGATACTAGAAAAGGACTGTTGCAGAGCATCGCCAAGTGTATAAGAATGAagttgaaaatatatttaaacaaATTCATAAAGACTACATCCATTTCTGGATATTTATCCAAATAATCTGAGTACAGCCTCAATTTGACAGAAATTTGAGAGAGAACATTGCAGAAGAGGGATCCTTCCAAACAAACTTTGTTCTTACCTCCCCCATGTCAGCTAGGTAGCCACCCTCACGATGCTTGGTTCCTGTCAGTCTGTGGCCAGCCCTTTCTCACTGGAAGTCTAACAAAAGCTGAGATTGTCCCTGCTTTTTTCATCATCCTCAAACCCTCATAACCACTGGCAGAAAAGAAGTGTCATTTGTTTATGAGTCTGCTTGCCCTGTAAGTGCCCTGACTGACATGCCTGCTTTTCTTAGGAGGCAAAGGCTTTGCACAAGCTCTGTGGCATTTGCAGTATAAAatgggggagggaggagagtCACTTTACTAAGCTCTAAGTTCACAAGGCAGTGATAGCCATGTCTGAAAACAGACCTTGACTGTGACACAGTGGAACTCAGTGGACCACAGAGAGACCATCTGTCAGCTGAAGAAACTGAACCATGTACTGAACATGaatgaaacatttcattttgtCTGACAGCACCTCAACAGAGTGGCAAATACTGATATTTTGTGGTGCAGTGACTGCATGAGCATTGGAGTTTTACTGTGATGACTGTGGTATTCTGCCTTTTGTTGTGAGTTGACCTCTTTAGTCACTTCTGTCTGCTCCACCTGATTCTTGACTGAGGGACATGTGGCAATATTTGCTTTTGCGAGCCCAGTGGGGAGCATTGTCTTCCTTAATTAAGGCACTAcatcccagaatcatggaatgcaaggggaaaaaaaaaagagattattaGATAAttgtggttttcttttagaTAGGTTGTAGAATTTCAACCTTCTGTCCCCTACTGGAAACTGATGTCTGAGATGGATGAGATGAGCCATACCTACAGACCCCTAGActccagctgagctgcagcagtaaGCATTGCCAGTTGCAATGAGCAATGGGAAAGAAGGGATATTAGAGCTGCATTTTTGGATGTTAAAATGACCAAATGCAGTGCAATGGTCACTTTCACAGTGGCACGTGTTGCAGACAGCAATGGGCATGGGCTTTTTAATATTTGTCTGAATGGAGGTGGGGAGAAAGAGGACCTTGCTTGGATGCAGGTTATGGCTATTAGTTCTAAAATGTGACTAAAATGCCTAGTTCTGCTATGCCAGTCAGCTGACATGGAGCATTGGAAGGTTATTTCGCTTGCTTTTCGAACGTACTTATTTGGAACTTGGATCCAAGTTCTTACTTGGAAACATAGTATTCAAAGAAAGCATGAATATGAGAAAGCCCCTCCTAGATTACAGCTATTTCAGTGTGGGAGGAAAACTGATTTTGATTATGAAACCAGCAAGCAGGTAGCCTCTCAAGCTGGGTGACCCAGCCTCACAGACTGTTCTCACTGTCAGCACTGAGCAGCAAAGGGCCATGCCATACTTTACACAGGGTTGTAACCTCCAGGCCAGGTGTTGCAATGCTGGGCCAGCTCCAATGTTGTTACCATTGCCTTACATGTGGATCAGTATTATCTCCTTCTTTCTTCCTCACgtttttgggggagtttggtgCTAGGAGATTCTTAGCTAATCCTgtgtttttcaaataaatagGAACAACATTGAAATTGTGTTGGTAACAGCCAGAAGAGATTGCTTCTGCTGCCAAACACAAATTCTTAATCCATTAACTCTCCACCCGAACTCCTTAGATGAGTTTCTGCTGGGTGTCCAAATCTTTTCATCCATTTAGTCACCCCATACAGCACATACCCAGGCATGACACCTGCCACACTGCCCTTGCCTTTTGCTGCCCAGCCTCATCACTAGGGAGATTGGCAAGGGCAGACTGATCATTTCATGGCCAGCACATCCACAGAGTGTGAGACCAGTCTGCAGGGGGCCAGGCAGAGCTTGGAATCATAAGCATCTTTACTAACCTTAAAACAAATTAGAGGAGCGTAAGAGAATCTTACTCTTCATCTGtccaaattatttcttttgcaACTGAAAACCTGCTAGATCAATGAGTGAGATAAAATAAAGAAGCAAAGGAAATGGAAGGCAGCATTCTCTGCACCTCCAAAAGGTTGTTTCTACAGGCAGAGGGCAGAAGATGTGCTTTTTGCTTTCCATGTGTGAGTTGCCACTGCTGTGCCTCCCTGACTGCCCAAACAATGACACAATAGCTTGATGATACAATATCTGGTCTCTATTGCCATATTCTGGCTTGAGAGAAAGCTTTATTGGAGCTTTAGATAAGGCCATAGAGATTTAACTGGAAAGATTTTGGAGAGCTGACTTAATTAAGGCCCAGTTCTGACCACAGAGGACCAtcaggggctccagcctcctgcaTCCCAATATCTGTGCAGCTGAGCACAGCTTCAGAAGCTACTGTTTCCTGGCTTCTAAAACAAGGTCTCAGCTTcttaaatatgaaatattacCATTGTCTGTTTTTATGAAGCCACCCAATATCAGATCCTTTGTTTTATCTTTGTGCTACTTGTAAAGGATTTAGTTGTTGCCCTGAGGGCTCTGGTGTTCACAATTCTTCAGTATCTACTTTATTCATGCTGGTTGCTTCATCAAGAGAGGAGCAGTGTTTGCCTCTGAAGTGCAAAGAAACTTAAGGATCCTGGGTGCCTAAGGAAATAGCAGTGTGGGTCTGAAAAGGAGTGGTCCCAAAGTGGCAGTACAGGTATATCCATTTATATGCAGCCTAGCATCACCAAAAAGGAGCAAGTGAAAGCACATCACACTTAAATGGCTTCCTGAAGCTTCCCAAAGCAGGCACTGTGAATAATTTCTCTCAGTTTGTGTGAACCATTCACCACTGCCTCATAAACCACCATGTGCAGAGTTTGCCAGCTGAGATAAAGGTAAATCAATCTCCCCTTGAGATGTTTGTAGCACACTATCTGGAAGATATATGGCCATCATATGCTGCcaacaaaatatatttctgttCTGTTATTGCCTccagcaccttttttttttctttccccctcaccccttttttttttttttttttttttcttgtaacaGCTCAAAGAGAAAGATTTGTGCTGCACCAAGCCCTACTGGGATTGAGGtagtggtttgggtttttaaaattctgtttattgAAAAACAATCAGCCTTAACCTTATATTCTTTAACAACTGCATacacagcaaaaaaagaatttaaaaactttttcaTAATCTGCATAATGCTTATGTCCCATTGTTTAGAATGGGTGCCCTCCACTTCTTTAGAAATATGAACAAATTATTTGCAGTACCAGTCTATCTTGGAGTCATTTACTGTAACTTTGCCATGGCAATACTTTGCTTGAAATGTATCTCAAAAGCAGTTTGGTCTGTAATTTATCCTAAAGGTCAGGCTTGCCTACCTAAGTATCTGATTGAGACTATGTACATTCTTATATGCTTCCAAAAAGATTCTGGTTATAAAGAGGCCTCTCACTATTGGATAAAGGATAAAGAAACTATTTCCTTTGGATTTGATTCACTATGATATTTTTGGATCATATTTAAAGCAAGAACAAgccaattaaataaaaaaaaaaagaatcaccAAATAAGACTGTAATTAATGTTTCCCACTGTTCCCATTGCTATCGTGGAACAAaaggttttaaaatttctgaaaCGTGTTGGGACATCTGTGCTCAGTTTCTATACACAATGCAGAAAGTCCAAAACATCATGGGAAACCTTATTCTGAAGGGATGCCAGTCCAGATCCATGCTCTGAAGAGTTTCATATGGTTCAGATCAGTTTATAAAAAAAGCCTCTGAACTGTTTTATCCTTAGCTAACATGATTTTAAACTTCAAATTTTTAACCTCTATTCAAGAAAGCACTTAACAATATGCTTAATTATAACCCCCCTCTGGTTCCCAGAATCATGCTTTTCTTCAGTCTCCTGGAGTTTGTTATTCCTATAATAAAGAGTGAAAGGAAataatgaagtaatttttttcaagagCATATACTATAGAATTATGAGAAAACAGCAGTGGTTTAAACTTCACCATTTGGTTTGCTGACTGATTCATTTGGTAAACAGTCAAGTGAGGGCCAGCATGTTGTGAGGAAAACctgaattttgttttatttgtttttcttttgaagctGCTGCTTTGTGGAACAATTCTGAAAGTCACTGCAGTCAGAATATTACACTTACCAGCTGCAGATCAAAGACTTCACTGAATCTAGGTCAGGTCTAATTTGTGAAGCTCACAGAGTTAGTCACTATGGCAGCTTTCTGAAAGGTACAGATGGAGAATCCATGAGCTGTGGGAACAGAATTATGGGCCTTCTTCTCACCATCAGTTTTAATGcagtttgttttatttccttttccaggAGTTTCTTTTTTTAGAGTTCCTAGTAAAAGAGAGATTAAATGTGACAGCCACATCTGTTTTAGGAAATTCCTGTGGAGATATCAGATTGGTAGCTGGCTCAAGCAATGTTAAAAGTGAATGCTTCTGGTCTGAGCAGGTGGTCTGTGAACGTTATGAAAAATCTGTAGCCTTTTATAGTGACTTTTATCTCAGGATCTCAAAGTACTCTGTAAATATCAGTTGATCAGGTCTTACAATATCCCTGGGAGGTGATCACTGTAATTGAAGGGAGTGGGTTTTATGGCTCACAActttgctgctggctgtgaaATCCTATTTGTGACTCACACAATCTGCCACAAGTAGAGCAGATGTattgctgctgtgcctgggtaTAAGAGCTGCTTGAGAAGCAGCAGTGCCTTTGCCACTGGCAcacaggctttttctttccttctggtCTGCTTCACTGTCCCTTGTTCTCCCATTCTCATTTCCTGCAACCCCCTGTCAAGCGACATTGCTTTTGTAAGTCATCTTGAGCAAGTATTTTCTGGAGAGTGCTTGCCATAAATGCATGCTCTGCAGATTGTTTTTCTGCAGTTGCTAAGACAAAACAATGATAAGATGTACTTCAGCCAGTCTTTTCCCAGGTGTAGTGGGGGAAATGCAACTGGGCTCTCCCTTTGCAGTATTGTTTGGGTTAATTTAAATGGGTTTAAAATTTAAACTTAGCACCACAGAGACTACACGAGTAGTCAGAGAACATCTGTCTGAACAAGCCCCAGCAGACAGGAGAAGCTGTCTTGTAAAGTGTTCCTCCTGACCTACAGATGGGCTGGAGCATAGGCATCACCAAAGGCAGGTTTGCTTCAGTGAATATTACTTCTGTAATTCACAAGAAACAATGGACAGGCTTATTTCAGGGTATGGTCATAataggaaaaataatatttttgtgttGGCATCCACATATACGTGTGTAAGCACTGATTATATGGTAACCACTAATACTTAGAATTTAGGACAAGACTTTTATACAAAATGAATCTTCctgtggtttgtttggttttgtggggttttttggggggggtgtttttttcagttgtgtgggggttttgttgttgttgttgttgttgtttgtttgtttgtttgtttgttttatttttcctatagCGATAGAGGCTATTTGTGTAGAGCATACTTTGACTTGTACTGAACATACTTAAAATTCAGTCATATTCTAGCCCTAAGTGTGACATCTTGGGATGTTGATGTTTGGGCCCTCCAAACACAGTGCTACTTCCTTTAGTAAAACCTGGATGAAGGGCATGGA from Agelaius phoeniceus isolate bAgePho1 chromosome 1, bAgePho1.hap1, whole genome shotgun sequence includes these protein-coding regions:
- the KCNS2 gene encoding delayed-rectifier potassium channel regulatory subunit KCNS2 encodes the protein MTGQSLRTLSEANFEDNEISINVGGFKKKMRSNTLLRFPETRLGKLLSCHSKESILELCDDYDDTKNEFYFDRNPELFPYVLHFYNTGKLHVMGELCVFSFSQEIEYWGINEFFIDSCCSYSYHGRKMEPDQEKWEEQSDQESTTSSFDEILAFYNDASKFDKQPFGNIRRQLWLALDNPGYSVLSRIFSVLSIVVVLGSIVTMCLNSLPDFQIVDSNGNTEEDPRFEIVEHFGIAWFTFELVARFAVAPDFLKFFKHALNLIDLMSILPFYITLIVNLVVESSPTLANLGRVAQVLRLMRIFRILKLARHSTGLRSLGATLKYSYREVGLLLLYLSVGISIFSVVAYTIEKEDNEGLATIPACWWWATVSMTTVGYGDVVPGSTAGKLTASACILAGILVVVLPITLIFNKFSHFYRRQKQLESAMRSCDFGDGMKEVPSVNLRDYYAYKVKSLMASLTNMSRSTPSELSLNDSLH